The proteins below come from a single Miscanthus floridulus cultivar M001 chromosome 1, ASM1932011v1, whole genome shotgun sequence genomic window:
- the LOC136476976 gene encoding CASP-like protein 5C1 isoform X1, translating into MDNGDRSGAGAGAVGSAGSLGLRVGQAVFSSASLLFMSVGVEFFSYTALCFLVTIMSLVIPWSCTLAMIDVYSVLVGCPLRVPGVMVIVVVGDCALSIVSFAAACSSAAVIDLLLQFHGSHCSPRFCGRYQLSAMMAFLSWFLMAASAIFNLWFIASRW; encoded by the exons ATGGATAACGGAGACAGGTCGGGGGCTGGCGCGGGCGCCGTCGGCAGCGCCGGGAGCCTCGGCCTCCGCGTCGGGCAGGCGGTCTTCTCGTCGGCGTCGCTGCTGTTCATGTCAGTCGGTGTCGAGTTCTTCAGCTACACCGCCTTGTG CTTCCTGGTGACAATCATGAGCCTGGTCATCCCCTGGAGCTGCACGCTGGCCATGATCGACGTGTACTCCGTGCTCGTGGGATGCCCTCTGCGCGTGCCGGGCGTCATGGTCATCGTCGTGGTAGGGGACTGC GCGCTGTCGATAGTCTCGTTCGCCGCCGCGTGTTCGAGCGCCGCGGTGATCgacctcctcctccagttccACGGATCCCACTGTTCCCCGAGGTTCTGCGGGAGGTACCAGCTGTCTGCCATGATGGCGTTCTTGTCATGGTTCCTCATGGCCGCTTCTGCTATCTTCAACCTCTGGTTCATCGCCTCACGGTGGTAG
- the LOC136476976 gene encoding CASP-like protein 5C1 isoform X2: MDNGDRSGAGAGAVGSAGSLGLRVGQAVFSSASLLFMSVGVEFFSYTALCFLVTIMSLVIPWSCTLAMIDVYSVLVGCPLRVPGVMVIVVALSIVSFAAACSSAAVIDLLLQFHGSHCSPRFCGRYQLSAMMAFLSWFLMAASAIFNLWFIASRW; encoded by the exons ATGGATAACGGAGACAGGTCGGGGGCTGGCGCGGGCGCCGTCGGCAGCGCCGGGAGCCTCGGCCTCCGCGTCGGGCAGGCGGTCTTCTCGTCGGCGTCGCTGCTGTTCATGTCAGTCGGTGTCGAGTTCTTCAGCTACACCGCCTTGTG CTTCCTGGTGACAATCATGAGCCTGGTCATCCCCTGGAGCTGCACGCTGGCCATGATCGACGTGTACTCCGTGCTCGTGGGATGCCCTCTGCGCGTGCCGGGCGTCATGGTCATCGTCGTG GCGCTGTCGATAGTCTCGTTCGCCGCCGCGTGTTCGAGCGCCGCGGTGATCgacctcctcctccagttccACGGATCCCACTGTTCCCCGAGGTTCTGCGGGAGGTACCAGCTGTCTGCCATGATGGCGTTCTTGTCATGGTTCCTCATGGCCGCTTCTGCTATCTTCAACCTCTGGTTCATCGCCTCACGGTGGTAG
- the LOC136453741 gene encoding peroxidase 45-like, with product MDPGFASQLNDTCSSDPNAFAFLDPSPVGFDNDFYRNVQVGKGLLGSDQVIYSDMKSRNTVDYYASNQGAFFGNFMTAMTKLGRIGVKTSAIGGEIRRDYRFPN from the coding sequence atggaccccggtTTCGCGTCACAGCTGAACGACACCTGCAGCTCCGACCCCAATGCCTTCGCCTTCCTCGATCCCTCGCCGGTGGGCTTCGACAATGACTTCTACCGGAATGTGCAGGTCGGCAAGGGCCTCCTGGGCTCCGACCAGGTGATCTACTCCGACATGAAGTCGCGCAACACGGTCGACTACTACGCATCTaaccagggtgccttcttcggCAATTTCATgacggcgatgaccaagctcgggaggatcggggtcaagacgTCGGCCATCGGTGGCGAGATACGTCGGGACTATCGGTTtccgaactag